The Streptomyces pratensis genomic interval CGGCCAGGGGTGCGCCGGGCGGGTAAGGGGGCTGCGGGTTCCGGCGCGTTCGCGGGCTCGGGACGTACCGGGGCGGGGTCCGCTGCGGGGCACGGGCCGGCACGCGGGCGCGGGGTCCGCTGCGAGGCACGGGCCGGCACACGGGCGCGGGGCAACCGAAACGGTAGTGGGCGGGGGGCGGTGCCGCGGGCTGGGCGTGTGGCCCCCGGGGCCGCCGCCGGCGGCCGGGTGGGGGTCAGGCGTCGGGGGATGCGGTTTCCTCGGCGATGCGCTCGTGGTGGCGGATGACCTCGGCCACGATGAAGTTCAGCAGTTTCTCGGCGAAGGCGGGGTCCAGCCTGGCGCTTTCCGCGAGCTGCCGCAGCCGGGTGATCTGGCGGGCCTCGCGGGCGGGGTCGGCGGGCGGCAGGTGGTGCTCGGCCTTGAGGTGTCCCACCTGCTGGGTGGCCTTGAAACGCTCGGCGAGCATGTGGACGACTGCGGCATCGATGTTGTCGATGCTCTCGCGCAGCCGGTTCAGTTCGGCGGTGACGTACTCGTCGATGTCGCTCGTGGTCATGGTCAGCGAGCTTAGACGCACGGGTCGTGGGGTGGTTCACGGCGGGGTGCGGACCGTGTCCCGTCGTGGCCGGCCGCACCCAGGGGTCCGGAGCGGGTGGCTCCGGATGCGGGGGATGGACCCGTGGGCGGTGGGACGCGATGCTGAGGGCCGTTTGTTGATCTCGCACACAGGAGCGTACGAGCACGATGACTGACTTCAGCGTGGGTGAGGACCACTTCCTGCTCGACGGGAAGCCGGTGCGGTTGCTGTCGGGGGCACTGCACTACTTCCGGGTGCACGAGGCGCAGTGGCAGCACCGGTTGTCGATGATGCGGGCGATGGGTCTCACCTGTGTGGAGACGTATGTGCCGTGGAATCTTCATGAGCCGCGGCCGGGTGAGTTCCGTGATGTGGGGGCGCTGGGCCGGTTCCTCGACGCCGTGCAGGGGGCGGGGCTCCTGGCCGTCGTGCGTCCGGGGCCGTACATCTGTGCCGAGTGGGAGAACGGTGGGCTGCCGGCCTGGGTGACGGGGCGGTTCGGGCGTCGGGTGCGGACCAGGGACGCGGGGTACGGGGCGGTGGTGGAGCGCTGGTTCGGTGAACTGCTGCCGCAGATGGTGGAGCGGCAGATCACGGTGGGTGGCCCGGTGATCATGGTGCAGGCGGAGAACGAGTACGGGAGTTACGGCTCGGACCGGGTGCATCTGGAGGAGCTGGCGGAGGTGTTGCGGCGGTGTGGGGTGACGGTGCCGCTGTTCACCTCGGACGGGCCCGAGGATCACATGCTCACGGGGGGTTCGGTGCCGGGTCTGCTCGCCACGGCGAACTTCGGTGCGGGGGCGCGGGAGGCGTTCGGGGTGCTGCGCCGTCACAGGCCGAAGGGGCCGTTGATGTGTATGGAGTTCTGGTGCGGCTGGTTCGGGCGGTGGGGCGGCGAGCCCGTGGTGCGTGATCCGGCGGAGACGGCGGGCGCGCTGCGGGAGATCCTGGAGTGCGGTGCCTCGGTGAATGTGTACATGGCTCATGGGGGAACGAATTTCGCGGGGTGGTCGGGGGCGAACCGTTCGGGTCCGCTGCAGGACCAGGGGCTGGTGCCCACGGTGACGTCGTACGACTACGACGCGCCGATCGACGAGTACGGGCGGGCCACGGAGAAGTTCTGGCTGATGCGGGAGGTGTTGGAGGAGTACGGGGAGGGGCCGCTGCCCGCGCTGCCTCCGGAGCCGGCCGGGCTGCGGGGTCGGGTGCGGGTGGAGTTGACGCAGGGTGCGCCGATGGCGGGTGTGCTGGAGGCGTTGGGTGACCCGGAGACGGTGGAGTCGGGGGTGCCGCCCACGTTCGAGGAGCTGGGTGTGGACCGTGGCCTGGTGTGTTACCGGGTGGGTGTTCCGGGGCCGCGGCAGGCGTATCCGCTGGGTGTGGCGGGGTTGCGGGACCGGGCGGTGGTGTACGTGGACGGGGTGCGGGCGGGCGTGCTCACGGAGGAGGACCACACGCTGGAGGAGCCGGTGGCGGGTCCGGCCGAGGTGGAGTTGTGGGTGGAGTCGCTGGGCCGGGTGAATTACGGGCCTCGGCTGGGTGAGTCGAAGGGCATCACGGGTGGTGTGCTGCACGAGCGGCAGTTCCTGCACGGGGTGCGGGCTCGGGCGCTGCGCCTGGATGCGTTCGACGAGCCGGGGGCGGTCGGCCGGGTGCGGTTCGGAGATGTCTCAAAGGCGGGTCGGACGGGTCTGTTCCGGGGGTTCTTCGAGGTGGAGGACGCTGCGGGGGCGGATCACGCGGGTCTTGAACTGCCGGGCTGGGAGCGCGGTTTCGTCTGGGTGAACGGTTTCTGCCTGGGCCGCTACTGGTCGGTGGGGCCGGATCGGGTGCTGTATGTGCCGGGTCCTGTGCTCCGCGAGGGTGCCAACGAGGTGTGGGTGCTGGAGCTGGAGGAGGCCGGGGAGCCGTTCGTGGACCTGGGTCCGGGGACGCCCGTCAGGGAGGGCGCCCCCGGGGGTGAGGCGGGGTGAGGCTCCGGCGCGCCCCGGGCGGGGTGCGGCGGGGGGAGGCTCCGGCTCAGAGGGTGGCGGCGGCCGAGGCTATCGCGGAGGCGAAGGTCGACACCTGGGTGTAGACGCCGGGGTAGCCGGGTCGTGCGCAGCCTTCGCCCCAGCTGACGATGCCGACCTGGATCCAGGCTCCGGCGTTGTCCTTGCGGAACATGGGGCCGCCGGAGTCACCCTGGCAGGTGTCGACGCCGCCGGCGCTGACGTATCCGGCGCAGATTTCCTGGCTGGGTACGAGGTCGCTGCCGTAGGCCTGTTGGCAGGTGGCGTCGGAGACGAAGGGGACGGTGGCCTTCAGGAGGTAGCGCTGCTGGCCGCCGCCCTCGGTCGCGGCGCCCCAGCCGGCGACGGTGAAGGTGCCGGTGTCGTAGGCGGTGGTGGTGGCGATCTTCAGGGTGGGCTGGCTGATGGGCTGGGCGAGTTTGATCAGTGCCCAGTCCTTGCCGACGCCGTTGTAGCCGGGTGCCTGGAGGACCTTGGTGGAGCGGACCTTGACGGCGGAGGACGACTGGAGGTCGACGACTCCGGAGGTGGCGGTGATGGAGGTGTTGTTGCCGGATCCACTGACGCAGTGGGCGGCGGTGAGCACGATCGTCGGGCTGTAGAGGGCGCCGCCGCAGCCCATGGAGAGCCGGACCATGAAGGGGAATTCGCCCTGGGCGGCCCGGGTGCCGCCGACGACGGGTGCGGGGGCGGCGGAGGCGCTCGACGGCTGGAGGCTGAGGGTGGCGAGGGCGACCGCGGCTATGACGGAGCATCTCTTGAGGGTGCGCAGAAGCTGCTTCACGATGTGTGCCTGCTTTCGTGTGGGGGCGAGGCGGGGGGTGCGGGTGCAGGCGTGCGGGTGTTCGTGTCCTGGCGGGGGCGGAGCCAGGCGATTGTCGCCATGCCCCCGTCAAGAACGATCCGATTATCGGGAAGCGATCACCGCTGTCACAAGGCAGGGATTCCGGCCAAGATCCTCTCCCGTCCGGCGGCCGGTTCTTCCGGGTCCCGCCTAGAGTGGGTCCGTTGAGCACCATGGACGGGGGTTCGGACGTGAGCGACGGCAGCAACGGGGACGGCGGTCCGGTCGTCCATGGGTTCCCGCACCTCGACGCGGTCCGTGCCGCGATCACAGCGCTCTACCGGCGGGTCTCCCCCGACGGTGTGCGCGTCTACGACACGAGCCTCGCCCCTGCGGACGCCGCCTTCTCCGACGTGGACGATCTGCATCTCGGCGCCCAGCGGGTGGCCGGTGCCCTGGTGCGGCACCTGCGACTGCCGCAGGCCCGTGTCGTCGTCGGCTTCCGCCGGATGGAACATGCCGCGAGCGTCGAACTCACCGCGGGGCCCGAGTACTTCATCGAGCTCAACGACCGTTTCCGCACGCACCGCAGGGACATCGGCGCGGCACTGGCCCACGAGATCACGCACGTACTGCTGCACCGGCTGGGGCTGGAGCTCCCCGGCACCCGCGACAACGAGATCCTCACGGACACGGTGACGGCCTATCTCGGCGCGGGCTGGCTCCTGCTGGACGCCTTCCGTCAGGACGCGGTCTCCAGCCAGAAGCTCGGCTATCTCACACCGGAGGAGTTCGGCTACGTACTCGCCAAGCGCGCGCTGGTCTTCGGCGAGGACCCGTCCGTGTGGTTCACCAGCCCCCAGGCCTACACGGCGTACACCGAGGGCCGGGCCGAGGCCCTGCGCGACCTGCGGCGGCCTCCGCTGACGGCGGCGGGTTGGGCCGGCAGGCGCCGTTACGCCAAGGACCGGCGCCACGCCGGGGAACACCCCGGCACCGCGCCCGACCGGTCCCTCCCGTACGCCTTCGAGAGCGGGGCCGACGGCCTCCGGGTCTCCTTCGCCTGCCCCACCTGCCACCAGCGGGTCCGGCTTCCGGTCCGGGGCCGGACACTGGCCCGGTGCGGACTGTGCCGCACCGTCCTGGACTGCGACACCTGAAAGATCGTCGAGAACCGGGGTGGCCGTAGGGTCGTCGTATGACGAACGGTCCGGCCGGTGGCGCGAGCAGCCTTTTCGAGGCGTTGTACGACGATGAGGACGCCGTCGTACGGGCGCTCCGTGCGGGCGCGTCCGCCGAGTCGAGCGACGAGGACGGGGCGACCGCGCTGTACCTGGCGTCGGTGCAGGACCTGCCCGGTGCGGTCCGGATGCTCCTCGCCGCGGGTGCGGACCCGAACAGGGCGAGCGGGCCGGAGGCGGGCGACCTGCCGCTGTGCGGGGCGGCGTGCGGCGGTCACGCGGCGGTCGTCGGCGCACTCCTGTCCGCCGGGGCCGACCCGGACCTGAGCGAGGAGTTCGGCTTCACCGCGCTGCGCTGGGCGGCCGG includes:
- a CDS encoding chorismate mutase, whose product is MTTSDIDEYVTAELNRLRESIDNIDAAVVHMLAERFKATQQVGHLKAEHHLPPADPAREARQITRLRQLAESARLDPAFAEKLLNFIVAEVIRHHERIAEETASPDA
- a CDS encoding glycoside hydrolase family 35 protein; translation: MTDFSVGEDHFLLDGKPVRLLSGALHYFRVHEAQWQHRLSMMRAMGLTCVETYVPWNLHEPRPGEFRDVGALGRFLDAVQGAGLLAVVRPGPYICAEWENGGLPAWVTGRFGRRVRTRDAGYGAVVERWFGELLPQMVERQITVGGPVIMVQAENEYGSYGSDRVHLEELAEVLRRCGVTVPLFTSDGPEDHMLTGGSVPGLLATANFGAGAREAFGVLRRHRPKGPLMCMEFWCGWFGRWGGEPVVRDPAETAGALREILECGASVNVYMAHGGTNFAGWSGANRSGPLQDQGLVPTVTSYDYDAPIDEYGRATEKFWLMREVLEEYGEGPLPALPPEPAGLRGRVRVELTQGAPMAGVLEALGDPETVESGVPPTFEELGVDRGLVCYRVGVPGPRQAYPLGVAGLRDRAVVYVDGVRAGVLTEEDHTLEEPVAGPAEVELWVESLGRVNYGPRLGESKGITGGVLHERQFLHGVRARALRLDAFDEPGAVGRVRFGDVSKAGRTGLFRGFFEVEDAAGADHAGLELPGWERGFVWVNGFCLGRYWSVGPDRVLYVPGPVLREGANEVWVLELEEAGEPFVDLGPGTPVREGAPGGEAG
- a CDS encoding S1 family peptidase; the protein is MKQLLRTLKRCSVIAAVALATLSLQPSSASAAPAPVVGGTRAAQGEFPFMVRLSMGCGGALYSPTIVLTAAHCVSGSGNNTSITATSGVVDLQSSSAVKVRSTKVLQAPGYNGVGKDWALIKLAQPISQPTLKIATTTAYDTGTFTVAGWGAATEGGGQQRYLLKATVPFVSDATCQQAYGSDLVPSQEICAGYVSAGGVDTCQGDSGGPMFRKDNAGAWIQVGIVSWGEGCARPGYPGVYTQVSTFASAIASAAATL